The Thiovulum sp. ES genome has a window encoding:
- a CDS encoding tRNA pseudouridine synthase, TruD family (PFAM: tRNA pseudouridine synthase D (TruD)~TIGRFAM: tRNA pseudouridine synthase, TruD family) has product MKLDREYFLSHPPIDFQFVQNSKDFLVEEKSLYDWTGEGEHAILKIRKKGISTWEMVSIVAKVLGMNKRDIGYAGLKDKNALTIQHISLPKKYLENVEKLNEERSLSVLETNFHKNKIKLGHLKGNRFFIRLKKVTPTSAKRLEIAIKEIAKSGIPNFFGFQRFGVEGDNFKLGKEIIDGKSGIRDRNKKRLFVNSYQSMLFNNWLSERIRLSRLVENFSGKELEIALQSVGFDFDNLEILKNQEQPFKILIGDVMMHYPHGKAFTVTEENFAETLERFQNRDIVPSGILFGKKAMRSEADALKIEEKFSEEIKIADGERRYSWIFPEEIETNYREKDFWFEINFYLPKGSYATTFLEELSKTPLV; this is encoded by the coding sequence TTGAAATTAGATAGGGAATATTTTCTTTCACACCCACCAATTGATTTTCAATTTGTGCAAAACAGTAAGGATTTTCTGGTTGAAGAAAAAAGTCTTTACGATTGGACTGGCGAGGGCGAACATGCGATTTTAAAAATTCGTAAAAAGGGAATTTCGACTTGGGAAATGGTTTCTATTGTTGCAAAAGTTCTCGGAATGAACAAACGAGATATTGGATATGCTGGTTTAAAAGATAAAAATGCACTGACAATTCAACACATTTCACTTCCAAAAAAATATCTCGAAAATGTTGAAAAATTAAATGAAGAGCGAAGTCTTTCAGTTTTAGAGACAAATTTTCACAAAAACAAAATCAAGCTCGGACATTTAAAAGGGAATCGATTTTTTATTCGACTTAAGAAAGTTACTCCGACTTCGGCAAAAAGATTAGAAATTGCAATTAAAGAGATTGCAAAAAGTGGAATTCCAAACTTTTTTGGTTTTCAGCGATTTGGTGTCGAGGGCGATAATTTTAAATTGGGAAAAGAGATTATTGACGGAAAAAGTGGAATTCGTGACCGAAATAAAAAGCGACTTTTTGTAAATTCTTATCAAAGTATGCTTTTTAATAATTGGCTTTCTGAACGAATTCGACTCTCAAGATTGGTTGAAAATTTTTCTGGAAAAGAGCTTGAAATTGCTTTACAAAGTGTCGGGTTTGATTTTGATAATTTGGAAATTTTGAAAAATCAGGAACAGCCTTTTAAAATTTTAATTGGTGATGTGATGATGCATTATCCACATGGAAAAGCTTTCACTGTTACTGAAGAGAATTTTGCGGAAACTCTCGAGCGATTCCAAAATCGGGATATTGTTCCATCTGGAATTCTGTTTGGTAAAAAAGCGATGAGGTCAGAAGCAGATGCACTAAAAATTGAAGAAAAATTTAGTGAAGAGATCAAAATTGCTGACGGAGAAAGAAGATATTCGTGGATTTTTCCTGAAGAAATCGAAACAAACTATCGTGAAAAAGATTTTTGGTTTGAAATCAATTTCTATTTGCCAAAAGGTAGTTATGCCACAACATTTTTAGAGGAACTTTCCAAAACTCCACTTGTTTAA
- a CDS encoding methionyl-tRNA formyltransferase (PFAM: Formyl transferase; Formyl transferase, C-terminal domain~TIGRFAM: methionyl-tRNA formyltransferase), with the protein MKIVFMGTPEYADEILKEILNEESLDVVGVFTQPDRPVGRKQIMTPPPVKTTAEKFEIPVFQPEKLREIADEVRNLNPDFLVVGAYGQILSREILDIAPAINLHTSILPLYRGASPIQQALLNGDLETGVTAMLMNEELDEGDILKISKIDIDKTWLLEDLYQNLTKLAGKLAVETVKDFQNLRPHRQKTEDATYCKKIKKSDGEVSFKSATEIHRKWRAFTPWPSIYLENGLKLLDIGISENGNFREGEILEVSENEIRVGCLDGSITIREVQPKSKKRMGIISYLNGKRLKQGDILW; encoded by the coding sequence ATGAAAATTGTATTTATGGGAACACCAGAATATGCGGACGAAATTTTAAAAGAGATTTTAAATGAAGAGAGTTTAGATGTTGTTGGGGTTTTTACTCAACCAGATCGACCAGTTGGACGAAAGCAAATTATGACTCCTCCGCCAGTCAAAACAACAGCTGAGAAATTTGAAATCCCAGTTTTTCAACCCGAAAAGTTACGAGAAATTGCCGATGAGGTTCGGAATTTAAATCCAGATTTTCTTGTTGTCGGGGCTTACGGACAAATTTTAAGTCGAGAAATTTTGGATATTGCACCCGCGATAAATTTGCACACCTCAATTCTCCCGCTTTACCGTGGTGCAAGTCCAATTCAACAAGCTCTTTTAAATGGTGATTTGGAAACTGGTGTAACGGCAATGCTGATGAACGAGGAACTTGACGAAGGTGATATTCTCAAAATCTCAAAAATTGACATCGATAAAACTTGGCTACTCGAAGATTTGTATCAGAATTTGACAAAACTTGCAGGAAAATTAGCAGTTGAAACTGTGAAAGATTTCCAAAATCTGCGACCTCATCGGCAAAAAACTGAAGATGCAACTTATTGTAAAAAAATCAAGAAAAGTGATGGTGAAGTCTCTTTTAAATCGGCGACAGAAATTCATCGAAAATGGAGAGCATTTACTCCGTGGCCTTCAATTTATTTAGAAAATGGTTTAAAACTTCTCGATATTGGAATTTCTGAAAATGGGAATTTTCGTGAAGGGGAAATTTTAGAAGTTTCTGAAAATGAAATTCGTGTCGGCTGTCTCGATGGTTCTATAACAATTCGTGAAGTCCAGCCAAAATCTAAAAAAAGAATGGGTATCATCTCATATCTAAATGGAAAAAGATTAAAACAAGGTGATATTCTATGGTAA